tgcaaatacaaggaatgtgccttggtgctccgctcacaaatgacaacacaaacatacagttaacaattaagaataaagcataaagacATCAAAACAATAGGGATagaccattacggtctaaacatgtgggtgaaaataaaccagagcaaaaaagagattacagactttgggttttcagtagaactatcactcgtggaaaaaaaactgtttttatgtctggctgtggctgctttgacagtccagagtcacctcctagagggaagtgcttcgaagagtttgtggccaggatgagaggggtcagagatgatcttgcccgctcgcttcctggcccttgcagtgcacagttcgtcaatgggggggggaaggttgcagccaacaaccttctcagctatgcgaacgatccgttgcagcctccggatgtcatgcttggtggctgagccaaactagaACATGATAGAGAAGGTGAATCCATGCAAGAATCTTCTCTCTAATCCCATgagctctcatcttgtttagcagcctcgcaTATAGCATCGTATTTCAGAGTTTTTCTGAAACTTCAACTCTCTTTTGTCTATCCTGTTATTTCTTCCACAACAAATCCCaatagatttgtcaggcaagatctccccttcacaaaaccatgttgactttggcctattttataacTGTCTGCATTCTGTGCTTCGCTGTACTATTCTGACGAAAACTTGAACTCACTCAGGCCCGGGCTCAGGCTCACACTCTGGGCCAGGCTCAGGCTCACTCAGGCCCAGGCAGTGGCTCACACTTTAGGCCAGGCTCAGACTCACTCAGGCCCGGGCTCAGGCTCACACTCTGGGCCAGGCTCAGGCTCACTCAGGCCCAGGCAGTGGCTCACACTTTAGGCCAGGCTCAAACTCACTCAGACCCGGGTTCAGGCTCACACACTGGGCCAGGCTCAGGCTCACTCAGGCCCGGGCTCAGGCTCACACTCTGGGCCAGGCAGTGTCTCACTCAGGCCCGGGTTCAGGCTCACACTCTGGGCCAGGCTCAGGCTCACTCAGGCCCAGGCAGTGGCTCACACTTTAGGCCAGGCTCAAGCTCACTCAGGCCCGGGCTCAGGCTCACACTCTGGGCTAGGCTCAGACACTCAGGCCCGGGCTCAGGCTCACACTCTGGGCCAGGCTCAGGCTCACTCAGGCCCAGGCAGTGGCTCACACTTTAGGCCAGGCTCAGACTCGCTCAGGCCCGGGCTCAGGCTCACACAGGGCCAGGCTCAGGCTCACTCAGGCCCGGGTTCAGGCTCACACTCAGGCCCGGGCAGTGGCTCACTCAGGCCCGGGCTCAGGCTCACACAGGGCCAGGCTCAGGCTCACTCAGGCCCGGGTTCAGGCTCACACAGGGCCAGGCTCAGGCTCACACTCAGGCCCGGGCAGTGGCTCACACCCAAGCTCCGTCCCCAGTGcagtggggtgagggagaggtacAGCCCAGTGGGAGAGCGGTAAGCCGCCCACAGTGAATCGCCCTCACCTTCCGCCGGGAACTCCTCGAACTCGTCGTCCTCCTCCAGCAAACCCAGGTCGACGGGCGGCTTCTTCTCCGACATGACACAGGCAAACGGCAGACCCAAAAGCTGGCGGTCCGCGCGCATGCGCCGCCGTGCGAGGGGGCGTGGCTACAGCGCGACACCGCCGCGTGCTCCGGACCGCGTTCCAGCAACGCTGTGTTTAGACGCTCAGTCCGCctgcaatctcccggttgcttaacactttaactcccccttgcattcccaccaaagataatagaggagcaagatagaccactcgaccctaaaaaccgtcgtaggccatgggtaaatttcagcgccattttagtaagcagattctgtgtgctagactgggcagtgttcataactctGCGATTACTTCGTATATAAAACGTttgtaaacaattatttttgttcgatttcttggataagttgacatttataactatttcttgaagagttagtataagaaaatatctgcagatgctggtacaaatcgaaggtatttattcacaaaatgctgaagtaactcagcaggtcaggcagcatctcaggagagaaggaatgggtgacgagacccgaaacgtcacccattccttctctcctgagatgctgcctgacctgttgagttactccagcattttgtgaataaatttcttgaagagttgttgcttcgtgatctttaaactttggatgttactgattgaatatttgcaccagAGATCCACTCGGcctgtatctggccaattgatcatatttaatgaactgttctttgctttctctattaattttaatttcacctccccgagctgtatctctctttgttttatttttaaaagccatggaagcagagattaggcatttgcaaacaatagagctctactgtatccacaatataattgaaaagatatttaacttaatacttagagccaagaaaatttcaattggtgaattgattagttaaaaacccttgacagccactaaaatgaccaatgctgcctgggacagaagcatgaatccaattcaaatatacacagtgttggagtaaatcaccaagtcaggcagcatttccggagaaaagggatgggttcccacactccaaagacgtacaggtatgtaggttaattggctgggtaaatgtaaaaaattgtccctagtgggtgtaggatagtgttaatgtacggggatcgctgggcggcacggacttggagggccgaaaaggcctgtttccggctgtatatatatgatatgatatgatgatatgatatgatgggtgatgtttcaggttgggacccttcttcagacaaggagaggaaggtgaagagcttgtataaatcaggacctgatcttttcattggttagctgatatgcgaaacagtgcaaccctgtatatctcgcacacaaaatgtaaatcttaccatgaatgacagaaataaaaagtgttatccttgtttatgaagttcatttttgaatgatgtaaaattgaagggggttggtgcaatatactgctaacccacaaatatgttgttatgagatattcacatttgaaaaatccataaatcacaaaaaaatcaAAAAGGTTATTTGACCaatttatcggttgaatttaaatatgacatttttacaggttgtagggtagtgggtaaggattgtgttaatgcatgcaacccatttttcacaaaagtgagggtcagTACTATATTGTACTGGCCcgctcaattatatgttaaattaaaaactaaactatggtagtaatgtacattattcatgtctaaagctagcacttctgtatcagtgtaggtatgtatgcattacatttaattacactaatatagaatgaaaaaatatcttgacatgcgttcatagttattttattcacaatattaggatttctggaaataagtttgatgtttgatgtcactgattgcgaatgtgtatgggtaggctctAATCAAATGTATGTGAGACAGTGAtaatgatagggagaaccatatGCTGAGAAGTGTGCGCATGAATGATTGGTGGACGTGGT
This portion of the Rhinoraja longicauda isolate Sanriku21f chromosome 2, sRhiLon1.1, whole genome shotgun sequence genome encodes:
- the sem1 gene encoding 26S proteasome complex subunit SEM1 isoform X2, producing the protein MRADRQLLGLPFACVMSEKKPPVDLGLLEEDDEFEEFPAEGWTGLDEDEDAHVWEDNWDDDNVEDDFSNQLR